One Chloroflexota bacterium genomic window, GGCTTGATAGATTTGCCACACACAAGGTGTTTGGCTACGTTGCAGCCTTTACCGTGATTGCCATCCTGCTGCTGTGGACATTCATCGTGGGGAATCAGCTCTCCACCTGGTTTTCAAATGCCTTCAACTTCTTCCAGCCCATAAACCCGAAGCTGAGCGGAACCTTAGTAGGCATCTTCTGGAATGGCATCTTTGGTGGCTTTGTAGCCGGAGTCACCCTGGTCATACCTTACGTTATCCCGTTCTATTTGATGTTGGCCGCGATGGAAGATTCGGGCATCTTGACACGCGTGGCCTTTATGCTGGACAGTGCCATGCACCAAATTGGACTGCATGGGAAGGCCATCATACCTCTGATCCTGGGGTACGGGTGCAATGTGCCCGCGATATACTCTACCCGAATCATGGGAACCAGGCGGGAACGCTTGATCGCAGCATTCGCAATCACCTTTGCCCCCTGCACTGCGAGGACCATAATCATCTTTGGCCTGGTGGCCGTATTCGTGGGCATTGAGTGGGCACTGGCGCTCTATGCGATTAACCTGCTCATAATGGTTGCAGTGACCAAGCTGGCCGTGAAGGTGATCCCCGGTCAACTGACCGGACTGATAATGGAGATGCATGCTTTCAAGACTCCCTCTCTGTCCGTAATAGGCACGCAAACATGGGCCCGAACCAGGTCGCTGGTACTCATGGTCTTCCCGTTGTATATGCTCTCGACTGCTGCGGTTCAGGGAGCATATGCCACAGGCTTGCTTGAACCACTGAATAGCGCCATGTCCTTTCTCACTGTGGGGTGGCTGGGTCTTCCAGCGATTGCGGGAACACTGTTGATATTCGGTGCGGCTAGGAAGGAGTTAATTCTCCTCGCGCTGGCAGCTATTGTCGGCACTAATCTAGCCTCGGTTCTCACACCAGTTCAGTTCATCGTGCTAGCCCTGGTGGGTACAATATACCCGTGTATGGCAACTGTTGGCGCACTGAACAAGGAATTCGGCTGGAAGGCTGCGGCCTCAATTATTGGGGCGAACCTGGCTACAGCCATATTGGTTGGAGGTGTTGCCGCAAGGCTACTGACTCTGGTGTTGTGACCGGGCCACTGAGGTCTTTGGCCTGAATCTATGCAGCGAAGTGGCTAGAGTATCGGCGTTAGCAGGGTGATGAAAAAGTCCCGTAGAACGAGACCTTAGCTTTGGACCTGTCGGATATTTCGTATCTGCGTTTGGTTGGGCACCCCCTTTTTCAGCACCCTGCTAGAGAATATGGCTCAATAGTATTCTAAATCCAATCGCAATGTTGTGAGGTCGTCCGGAGGCTTGATTCAGAGGGTCTGACGACGTACGATAAGGGACCGAAAGGAGGGCAGTATGCTCAAAGATCTCAAGGCGTTCATCATGAGGGGCAATGTGGTGGACATGGCAGTAGGCGTCATAATCGGTGCTGCTTTTGGTGCCATCATAGGCTCACTGGTAAAGGATGTTGTTATGCCGCCCATAGGTCTGGCCCTGGGCAAAATTGATTTTTCCAACCTGGCTGTCATTCTCAAAGAGGGCTCCACTCCTGGACCTTATGCGTCTGTGGCTGCCGCCCAGGCCGCCGGTGCTACTTCAATCAACTACGGCCTCTTCATAAATACCGTTGTCAACTTTCTGATAATTGCGGCGGTCGTATTCTTCTTTATCGTCCGTCCCATCGCCAGATTACAGGCTCCCAGGAAGGTGGATGTAGCGGCTGCACCGATAACCAAAGAATGTCCCTTCTGCTTTACCAGTATTCCAGTCAAAGCCACGCGTTGCCCCAACTGCACCTCACCACTGACAAAGTAGAGGGGAACCTCCTGCAAAGCTTTCGGCCATAGCGCCCTGGTGGTCCTCTCCAGCAGGCCCAACTGGAGGAGGCTAACCACCTGGTCGGGGAGCAGGAGGTTCGTTCAGGCGGAGGATGAATGCATCCTAGGAGCCGCCCTGGGCCTGGCCAGGCAAGGCGCCGTTCGTAGCGCCCACCACCTGACGGCAGAGCCCCCCCCCAGGCGCAACCTCCCCAACTGGGAGACCCATACACTTGTTTCATTATAGCAGGAATAGTCAGCAGAAGCAAATAGGACAGCGACCTCCGCCGCTTGTCAATAGTCACATCGACATGTTCCTTGCTC contains:
- the feoB gene encoding ferrous iron transport protein B, whose amino-acid sequence is MASCHSTQTVRKDSRGKGNRLTIALAGNANVGKSVIFNQLTGSHQTIGNWPGKTVEKAEGLLRLNEHDAIVVDLPGIYSLSTFSLEELVTREYIAHEKPDVIINVIGAAILERNLFFTLQLMEMDVPMVICLNQMDIAEGKGIVIDAGKLETILGVPVVPTIAARGKGIRELIEKAIEIARARQRPPGKTIRFNGGVEAYIEELTDLVELEQVNLNLSSRWVAIKLLEGDSNIRELVSLKSENVIRASEAVAKKIEEVYQQPGFTVVASERYALVNQIAHEVQKQEVVKPAFSDRLDRFATHKVFGYVAAFTVIAILLLWTFIVGNQLSTWFSNAFNFFQPINPKLSGTLVGIFWNGIFGGFVAGVTLVIPYVIPFYLMLAAMEDSGILTRVAFMLDSAMHQIGLHGKAIIPLILGYGCNVPAIYSTRIMGTRRERLIAAFAITFAPCTARTIIIFGLVAVFVGIEWALALYAINLLIMVAVTKLAVKVIPGQLTGLIMEMHAFKTPSLSVIGTQTWARTRSLVLMVFPLYMLSTAAVQGAYATGLLEPLNSAMSFLTVGWLGLPAIAGTLLIFGAARKELILLALAAIVGTNLASVLTPVQFIVLALVGTIYPCMATVGALNKEFGWKAAASIIGANLATAILVGGVAARLLTLVL
- the mscL gene encoding large conductance mechanosensitive channel protein MscL, translated to MLKDLKAFIMRGNVVDMAVGVIIGAAFGAIIGSLVKDVVMPPIGLALGKIDFSNLAVILKEGSTPGPYASVAAAQAAGATSINYGLFINTVVNFLIIAAVVFFFIVRPIARLQAPRKVDVAAAPITKECPFCFTSIPVKATRCPNCTSPLTK